TTAGTGGTGTACACCATTACACAGTTGCCCTATTTCACCCCAGTTGCACTTTGTGACAAACAAAGCAACTCCTTCAAACATTGTGAGTACAGTTTGTAGCATCCATTCAGTTGCTTTTCATCCTTTGTCTTTATACTTGTTTGTAAAGCACCAGGCACAGTATTTATATAGTATCAGAAAAGAGCTTTGGGACCCATTTCTGTGAAAGAAggtatatatttaatatatatatatttaatatatgaTCAGTTATTTTGTGGCCCAAGAATGCTGAGCACGCCATGCACTCAGCCCTTGCTAATCAAGTGTTTTTGACACAAGCAAAGAAAGTTTTTTGATCTCAATAGAGTTACTActtatttacactggtataaatgagaaaaaaaatcaggctgaGTGAGCAAGAAGCATGAATAAATCCAATTTCCTCTTGTGAACTTCAGGTCGTATTATTAGGAAAATATTTTACTTGTAGCTTAATCTTTACAATTAGAGCTAATTACAAATTTTCTACTGAAATTTTTTTCAGCAGAAAGTGGCCTTTTTCTTTCCAAATGAAAACGGAATATTTGCCTTTCATTTGAATCTTCCTTGAAAACTAAAAATTTATTTCAAACAAAGCCCACCATTcaaataacaaataaaaaaaactacCCACACACTTCTGGAATTTTTCAGTTTACAGTTTTTGAAACACctaaaaaatatttgtttcatgggaaattttgaaaaaaacaaactctgtggggggaaaaattgGCATTTTGAACGAGCTCTGTCACAAACCAAATACACTAGAACAAATATCTCTGAGCAAATGTAtacattttcttctctttcttactATTAGACCGTATAGGTCCTTTATACAGTAAAATCTTACCTGCATTATGTTCATCCATTGAAAAGGCTTTATTTTCCATGTAGCTCCGAGGAAGTTGTATATCTTCCTCAAAAGCAGTTTCACGCATTCTTGGTTGTGAAGTATCAAAATAATTGGGTGTGTTTTCTTGCTGTGATGGAAGAATGGTGCAATGAACTTCTGGGATAGCGTGAAAAATAACGAACACCCAACCACTGGACACCAGTGCAATGGCAAGAGTGGGGTCATTCCATTTGTCTTTTTTCCTCAGTTCAGTATTGCCAAACAGATACATAGTTATCCAAGCTACCCAAATCAGAATCGAGAAAAAAATCGTTATAATGAGGCATCCTCCATTTTTCTTCCACTTCTTAAACTTTCCACACAGGGTGAACAGAGAGACTCCCATGGTAACCATCATCAAGAACATAATATAAATCAAAGCCATAACAAAATCCATTGGCTCATAATTGCAGGCCAGCTTCTTATCTCTCACAACTGTCAGTATTAGCCACTCTGTTGCAATAATGACCTGGACCAGCATAAGACAGATTGCCATGCCAGCTAGATGCCAGCCAGATGGACTTTTACCATGTCGAACTAGTCTACGTAATCTCCAGGCTTGAGCTAGCAAACAGGAGAAGCACAACGCAAAGATAACGCCCCACAGAAACCTTCGAGTGGAACATACTGTTTCATCTTCCTGTATGATAAATGCAAAAGTCAGCCCAAACAGTCCTAGTGTCCCAAAGAGAAAGAGGAAATGCATTCCCAATGAGCTCTTCTTCTCTTTGTCCTTGATGAATGGCAACCTCACTAGCAAAATCAGCATCAACAGCAATGTCGTCAGCACTCCTGCTCCAGCAACCGCCTCCACTACTATTCCCCAGATAGCATCCAGGTCACACAGATAAATATACTGGGGGAGAAGATCCAGTCCACACCCTCTGGACGTACTTGAGTTTTCAGAAGAGCCATAACTGAtgacgaagaggaggaggaaaacaaTGGCTGGGTGGGTTTTCATTTTTCTGTCTGAGACAATAAGATAAAATgacaaaataattttgttttaagcTGACCGTGCTTAAGCTTTTCCTTAGAAAACATTATTCACTATACAGTACCTTTTGGAGATCTCATTTTAACTGGAAGCATAGCTTGCACACCATGGGAAGTAGTTTGTTCCAATTGTTCATGTCAAGGAACATGTTTACTTTTATTTGCACTGGATTTTCAGCTTCAACTACTTCCCTAAGCCATAAAAGCTATTGTCCTGTTGGattcagaatttaaaatgattccctttttgtttttacataATGTGAAGACATTTCCAAATGCAGGACTTGGATTCAACCTCAAATACAACCTTTATTATTGCTGAAACAAATTATTAATGAAGCAATGAATGATAAAGTACCTGTGTTTATTTAGTAATCAAATGTAATAGAGAAGATGAGAATGAAATGTGTATAAATTACACTGCCTGTTTAAATAAACACAGGGCCTGATTTCAATATCAATATAAGTGATACCAGAATCAGACCACTGATTTTACACCTGTGTAAGACCATTACCGTCCATGGAATTACCCCCATTTCAGAGGGGGTCTAAGGTAAAATCAGATCCAGTCATTTGCTCTATCGTTTCTGTTTATACAAGGAACATTAAGtttgcattttaaaacaaaatacttttttttcatGTTTGTCCGTGTTGGGTTAAAATTTCATTCTGCTCAGTTTCCATCTCCTCACACAATATTCCTTCCCCTGCCTTCCCATCCTGAGATCTTCTGCATTTACTGCAGGGAATGCTTAACTACAAAAGTTATCTGTGGCAGAAGTACATTGCACACATGCAACATTATTAATCAACTGAACAAAGAATGAGTCATTGTCCTTAGCAAATATCAAGCCACCCAACAAGAGAAACAACAAAAATGGAACATTGTGGTCTCTGTATCCTCAAAGTAAACAACTTTAAATTCTCTAGGAAGACAACATATCCAGTCATATTACACGCAAATGCACCAGTAAAACCCAAAGTTTCTAATTCCCTTTAGTTACATGTTGCCTCCCTAAATTCTCCCTGCAGTTTTAGAGAAACAGTGGTCTTCATTTTCATGCCTTCTTAAagcaaaataattgttttttaaaagtctttataTGTCACTTAAAACATGTATTCCATCCCAGTGCTGGCTGTACATCCATGGCTGGTTAAAATGTGTCCAATATGGATCATATATGAAGCCTGATTACCTCACAGGAATagccctgttgatttcagtggcattatTAATGTGATAAGGGCTATTCACATGACCAAGCATTTGAAGGATAAGCCCATAGTATTTTGAGATCCTTTGGTATAAAAGCACTACATAAATGTAAGCTATTGCATTACTTGTGCACCAGCATATCACCATGTGGCATATTGAACATGTACATCAAGGGAAAAAAGAAGCTATTGATAAAGATAGATTTCCTAAGAATCAGGCAAACAGTCCCAAACTGGCAAATTTGTACAGATACTTTGCAGATCAGAAATACACCTAGTTGAAGACCTGAAAATAAGTTGACATGACTTGGAAAAGGACTAATGTAACTATAAAATGTTATCAAATTGAACATAATGATCAaggttatattttttttaattctactaCTGCAATAACTATTTATATTATCAGACTACAACAGCGTGTGATTACTAAAGGTAAGAGCTGTGATTTCTCAGTTTATATTATGCTACTGTAATGATCAAAGCAGTAAGCGTGGACATATCAAGCAGTTTTAAAAACTAATGTTGTTCTTCCACTACCCTGAGTCATTAACAATGATCTTATCAGAGACCTAAAATGGACAAAGGTTTTGAATAACAACATTTTCTATTTGATGTACCAGGAGAGTAAATGTACTAATACAGAAGCA
The nucleotide sequence above comes from Mauremys reevesii isolate NIE-2019 linkage group 10, ASM1616193v1, whole genome shotgun sequence. Encoded proteins:
- the GPRC5B gene encoding G-protein coupled receptor family C group 5 member B; its protein translation is MKTHPAIVFLLLFVISYGSSENSSTSRGCGLDLLPQYIYLCDLDAIWGIVVEAVAGAGVLTTLLLMLILLVRLPFIKDKEKKSSLGMHFLFLFGTLGLFGLTFAFIIQEDETVCSTRRFLWGVIFALCFSCLLAQAWRLRRLVRHGKSPSGWHLAGMAICLMLVQVIIATEWLILTVVRDKKLACNYEPMDFVMALIYIMFLMMVTMGVSLFTLCGKFKKWKKNGGCLIITIFFSILIWVAWITMYLFGNTELRKKDKWNDPTLAIALVSSGWVFVIFHAIPEVHCTILPSQQENTPNYFDTSQPRMRETAFEEDIQLPRSYMENKAFSMDEHNAALRTAGFRNGSLGSRPSAPFRSNVYQPTEMAVVLNGGTIPTAPPSYTGRHLW